The following are encoded together in the Janthinobacterium sp. Marseille genome:
- a CDS encoding ParA family protein, with protein MPVIVIANPKGGVGKSTLATNIAGYFAAQGHSVMLGDVDVQQSSRSWLALRPASLPPIQAWEIDDGHVAKPPKGTTHIVLDTPAGFSGKRFEKVMQIADKVIVPLQPSMFDILATQEFLQKLAQRKDKFDLGVLGMRVNSRTRAADQLTQYVNGLGIPVLGFLRDTQNYVQLAAHGSTIWDIAPSRVEKDLEQWQDLMQWLEKK; from the coding sequence ATGCCAGTGATCGTCATCGCCAATCCGAAGGGCGGCGTAGGAAAAAGCACGCTTGCCACCAATATTGCCGGATATTTCGCCGCGCAGGGTCATAGCGTGATGCTGGGTGATGTCGATGTGCAGCAGTCTTCGCGCTCCTGGCTGGCCTTGCGTCCCGCATCCTTGCCGCCTATCCAGGCCTGGGAAATCGATGACGGCCATGTCGCCAAACCACCGAAGGGTACTACCCATATCGTGCTGGATACACCGGCCGGTTTCAGTGGCAAGCGCTTTGAAAAAGTCATGCAGATCGCCGACAAGGTCATCGTACCTTTGCAGCCATCGATGTTCGATATCCTGGCGACCCAGGAATTCCTGCAAAAGCTGGCGCAGCGTAAAGACAAGTTTGATCTCGGTGTACTCGGCATGCGTGTCAATAGTCGCACCCGTGCCGCCGACCAATTGACGCAATACGTGAACGGACTCGGGATCCCGGTCCTCGGTTTTTTGCGCGATACGCAAAACTATGTACAACTGGCCGCGCATGGCAGCACCATCTGGGATATCGCACCATCACGTGTGGAAAAGGACCTGGAGCAGTGGCAGGATCTGATGCAGTGGCTTGAGAAAAAATGA
- a CDS encoding cobyric acid synthase produces the protein MVQGTTSDAGKTTLVAALCRLLAQEGVRVVPFKPQNMALNSAVTADGGEIGRAQALQAVAAGLQPHTDMNPILLKPSSDTGAQVIIHGKARSDMNARDYHAYKPIAMQAVLESYQRLQTQYESVLVEGAGSPAEVNLRERDIANMGFAEAVDCPVILVADIDRGGVFAHIIGTLACLSESERRRTVGFVINRFRGDISLLEPGLKWLEEQTGKPVLAVLPYLHGLFLDAEDAVEHTQAVRGAFRVVVPVPPRISNHTDFDALRAHPEIDLQLVGPGQPIPAADLIILPGSKNTRGDLEWLIANGWREALLRHLRYGGKIIGICGGYQMLGMTVADPHGVEGTPGESAGLGLLDVATELTRDKRLEQVSGVCAFADVGVSGYEIHMGTSDGAARAQPAFLIDGRPEGARSADDQVLGTYLHGLFDTPDACAALLHWAGLNSDVRVDTAQLREASLQRLAAAARPLLAALRALPDYSR, from the coding sequence ATGGTGCAAGGTACCACTTCCGACGCCGGCAAGACGACGCTGGTTGCCGCACTCTGTCGTTTGCTGGCGCAGGAGGGTGTCAGGGTCGTGCCCTTCAAGCCGCAGAATATGGCGCTCAACAGTGCAGTCACAGCGGATGGGGGCGAGATCGGGCGTGCGCAGGCATTGCAGGCGGTCGCCGCGGGTTTGCAGCCGCATACGGATATGAATCCTATCCTGCTCAAGCCTTCGAGCGATACCGGTGCGCAAGTCATCATCCATGGCAAGGCGCGTAGCGATATGAATGCGCGTGATTACCATGCGTACAAACCTATAGCGATGCAGGCGGTGCTGGAATCTTATCAACGCCTGCAAACGCAATACGAGTCAGTGTTGGTGGAAGGTGCCGGCAGTCCGGCCGAAGTGAATTTGCGTGAGCGCGATATCGCCAATATGGGTTTTGCCGAAGCGGTGGATTGCCCGGTCATCCTGGTAGCCGATATTGATCGCGGCGGTGTGTTCGCACACATCATTGGCACGCTGGCCTGCCTGTCCGAGAGTGAGCGCAGACGCACGGTGGGCTTTGTCATCAATCGCTTCCGCGGCGATATCAGTTTGCTGGAACCCGGCCTGAAATGGCTGGAAGAACAAACCGGCAAGCCGGTGCTGGCGGTTTTACCTTATTTGCACGGCCTCTTCCTCGACGCCGAAGATGCGGTCGAGCATACGCAAGCGGTACGCGGTGCTTTCCGCGTGGTGGTGCCGGTGCCGCCGCGCATCAGCAACCATACCGATTTCGACGCCTTGCGCGCGCATCCGGAAATCGACCTGCAACTGGTAGGGCCGGGGCAGCCGATTCCTGCGGCCGACCTGATCATCCTGCCCGGCAGCAAAAATACCCGTGGTGACCTCGAGTGGCTGATTGCGAATGGCTGGCGCGAAGCTTTGCTGCGCCATCTTCGTTACGGCGGCAAGATCATCGGCATTTGCGGTGGCTATCAAATGCTGGGTATGACGGTGGCCGATCCGCATGGCGTCGAAGGGACGCCCGGTGAGTCTGCCGGTTTGGGTTTGCTGGATGTCGCCACCGAGTTAACCCGCGACAAGCGCCTTGAGCAGGTCAGCGGTGTGTGTGCTTTTGCCGATGTGGGCGTCAGTGGCTATGAAATCCATATGGGTACATCCGACGGCGCAGCACGTGCGCAGCCGGCCTTCCTGATAGATGGCCGGCCGGAAGGTGCGCGCTCCGCCGACGACCAGGTGCTCGGTACCTATCTGCATGGTTTGTTTGATACCCCGGACGCTTGCGCGGCCTTGTTGCATTGGGCGGGGCTTAATAGCGATGTCCGGGTCGATACCGCCCAATTGCGTGAAGCCAGCCTGCAGCGCCTGGCCGCCGCCGCCCGTCCTTTGCTGGCAGCCTTGCGGGCCTTGCCCGATTACAGCCGTTGA
- a CDS encoding DinB family protein: MITPEYANLLARYNRWMNDKIYAASEQLSDAERKADRGAFFKSIHSTLNHLVWGDAMWLGRFTKGTALERPMPTTPGGVDVHADWEGLKAARAVLDEELLVWAASLDANWLASDFSWYSGMTKSMRSGPAWQSVAHMFNHQTHHRGQVTTLLSQQRVDIGATDLMMMPREA; the protein is encoded by the coding sequence ATGATTACACCTGAATACGCGAATTTGCTTGCACGTTATAACCGCTGGATGAATGACAAGATTTACGCTGCCAGCGAGCAATTAAGCGACGCGGAACGCAAGGCCGACCGCGGCGCATTCTTCAAGTCCATTCATTCGACGCTGAATCACCTGGTGTGGGGCGACGCGATGTGGCTGGGGCGTTTTACCAAAGGCACCGCGCTGGAACGGCCTATGCCGACTACACCCGGCGGCGTTGATGTGCATGCTGACTGGGAGGGGTTGAAAGCGGCACGTGCTGTGCTGGACGAAGAATTGCTGGTATGGGCTGCCAGCCTGGATGCGAACTGGCTGGCAAGTGATTTCAGCTGGTATAGCGGTATGACCAAAAGTATGCGCAGTGGCCCGGCATGGCAATCTGTCGCGCATATGTTTAATCATCAGACCCATCATCGCGGACAGGTCACTACCTTGTTGTCGCAGCAGCGTGTCGACATCGGCGCGACTGATTTAATGATGATGCCCAGAGAGGCGTGA